The Paenibacillus dendritiformis region AAGAATGCAGCAAAGCGTATTAGTCGACATGTTTGGGCTGAATGCTGAATCGGGTGAAGAGGCGGAGCAGCTTCGCCATACAGAAGAAAACAAACGGATCTATGCGCATTGGAAAGAAACAATAGATCGTGTTTTGCTGATGCAAAGGAGAAGCATGGTATGCGGTGGACGACCATACGAGGGTTAAAAAGAAGGTCCGCGCAGGCCGATGCTTGTTATTGCTGCCATGAACCTCCAACAAATGGCGACCTGGCTCTGGAAGACCGGTCGCACCTCTCCTATCTTCACTTTCGAGTTTGTAAATATGGTTAAAAAACGTCGAGAACTCCCGCGGTTGCAGTATTTCGCGGGAGTTTGCCTTCAATCTGAGGCTGCCGGAATGTCCTGCAGTCTTTTGCGCGCATGGACGCCGAGCGGCCTCGGGCGAGTCGCGGGTCTGATCGGTCGCATTCCGGAGATTTCTTGATATCGTTCCTCGCAAGCGCAGCTCCGAGTCTTTCATTTCCGTCACATTGATAGCGGACAAGCCAGTTATCCTGTAATATGATCATGGACGACTCGATCACCAAGCGGCCATACGCTTTGTTCCGCCTGGTGGCATCGAGCTTGTCCCAAGGTTAGATCATGGTTTCAGTGACCGCCAATAACGTTGTGGAGACGGTGAGAAGATGGAAGAGATTCGCGTGCTTATAGCCGATGATGAAAAAGAAATTCGGGATTTGGTGAAAAAGTATCTGGAACGAGAAAGGTATCAGGTCGATACGGCGGTCGATGGAGAGGAAGCCCTTCGCCTGTTCGAGAGCCATAAATATAATTTAATCCTGCTGGATCTGATGATGCCGAAGATCGACGGCATTGAAGTGTGCAGGAGACTGCGCAATATGACGAATATTCCGATCCTGATGCTGACGGCCAAGGACCAGGAGATCGATAAGATTTTGGGGCTGGGCATCGGAGCGGATGATTATATGACGAAGCCGTTCAGCATCAACGAATTGGTTGCGAGAATCAAGGCCCATTTGAGACGGTTTTTGGTGCTGGGCAGCGAGGCCGGCAGCAGCGAGGCCCAGGAGGAGGCGCTCATTCGCTATAAAGGCTTGACTGTCGATCTGAAAAAATATTCGGCGGCGATAGAAGGAGAAGAGATTGCGCTGACAGCCAAAGAATTTGAGCTGTTGAAGTTTTTGGCCTCCCATCCGGAGCAAGTATTTACGAAGACGCAAATCTTTCGCCAGGTGTGGGGCAGCGCCTATGTGGAAGACGACAATACGGTGATGGTCCATATCCGCAAGCTCCGCAAAAAGATCGAAGCCGATCCGTCCGATCCGAAATGGATCCAGACCGTGTGGGGAATCGGGTACAAGTTTGCAGGTGAAAGAGATGAAGCGTGACAAAACGATCCTTCTTCTCGGCGCGCAATTATTGCTGATGACCGGTCTTATTGCGATAGAGGCAACGAACCAGCCCCAACGATTCCTGCGCGGGGCTTTATTTATTGCGCTTGCGGCGATCACGGTCATTCTGCTGCTCATGCGATTCCGATTCAGGACCAGGCTGACCGGCATGGCCGCGGCGCTGAAGCGGGCGGGAAGCGGTAATGTGAATACCCGCCTGCTGGCGAATGACGAGCCGTTCATCAATGAAGTCATATTCGCGATCAATGAGCTGATCGAGCAATTGGATAAAATCCGGGTGCAGACGATTAAGTCCGAGGCGGCGAGAAAAAGTCTGTTATCCAACATTTCCCATGATATTCGGACGCCGCTGACCTCGATTATCGGATATGTGGATGCCCTGAGCGACGAGATTGCGGCCTCCCGCGAAGAAAAGCAAGAATATGTCGGCATCATCTCGAGGAAGGCAACGGCCTTGAAGCAATTGATCGATGAAATCTTCCATCTGGCCAAGCTGGATGCCGATGAAGTTCCGCTGCAGCCGGAGAAGCTCGATTTGGCTGAAATGGCGCGCGAGGCAGTCATCGCGTTTTTGCCCGAGCTGAAGCAGGCGGACATGAAGCTGACCGCATCCATTCCGGAGGAGAGATGCTTGGTTACGGCGGACCGGCTCAGCCTGCAGCGAATCATGAACAATATGATAAAAAATGCGGTCCA contains the following coding sequences:
- a CDS encoding response regulator transcription factor, with protein sequence MEEIRVLIADDEKEIRDLVKKYLERERYQVDTAVDGEEALRLFESHKYNLILLDLMMPKIDGIEVCRRLRNMTNIPILMLTAKDQEIDKILGLGIGADDYMTKPFSINELVARIKAHLRRFLVLGSEAGSSEAQEEALIRYKGLTVDLKKYSAAIEGEEIALTAKEFELLKFLASHPEQVFTKTQIFRQVWGSAYVEDDNTVMVHIRKLRKKIEADPSDPKWIQTVWGIGYKFAGERDEA
- a CDS encoding sensor histidine kinase, translating into MKRDKTILLLGAQLLLMTGLIAIEATNQPQRFLRGALFIALAAITVILLLMRFRFRTRLTGMAAALKRAGSGNVNTRLLANDEPFINEVIFAINELIEQLDKIRVQTIKSEAARKSLLSNISHDIRTPLTSIIGYVDALSDEIAASREEKQEYVGIISRKATALKQLIDEIFHLAKLDADEVPLQPEKLDLAEMAREAVIAFLPELKQADMKLTASIPEERCLVTADRLSLQRIMNNMIKNAVQHGREGQALGIELTEHAGSYHLTIWDKGQGIPEDELAKVFERMYRTERSRNPMYGGSGLGLAIAKALVEKNGGKIWAESEPGQRTSFTFSIPKHS